One window of the Suricata suricatta isolate VVHF042 chromosome 7, meerkat_22Aug2017_6uvM2_HiC, whole genome shotgun sequence genome contains the following:
- the LOC115295938 gene encoding pre-mRNA-splicing regulator WTAP-like, whose protein sequence is MKVSDCPYSSLSQTGKKLMAKCRMLIQENQELGRQLSQGRIAQLEAELALQKKYSEELKSSQDELNDFIIQLDEEVEGMQSTILVLQQQLKETRQQLAQYQQQQSQAAAPSTSRTTPSEPGGQAEATGKDCSRLANGPSNGSSSRQRTSGSGFHREGDTAEDDFPSSPGNGNKASNSSEERTGRGGSSYVNQLSAGYESVDSPTGSENSLTHHSNDTDSNPDPQEEKTVSGKGNRTAGSRHVQNGLDSSVNIQGSVL, encoded by the exons atgaaagtATCAGACTGTCCTTATTCAAGTCTCAG CCAAACAGGCAAAAAGTTAATGGCGAAGTGTCGAATGCTTATCCAGGAGAATCAAGAGCTTGGAAGGCAGCTGTCCCAGGGGCGTATTGCACAGCTTGAAGCAGAGTTGGCTTTACAGAAGAAATATAGTGAGGAGCTTAAAAGCAGTCAGGATG AACTGAATGACTTCATCATTCAACTTGACGAAGAAGTAGAGGGTATGCAGAGCACCATTCTAGTTCTCCAGCAACAACTGAAAGAGACACGTCAGCAGTTGGCTCAGTACCAGCAACAACAGTCTCAGGCTGCAGCCCCAAGTACCAGCAGGACTACCCCTTCTGAGCCTGGAGGACAGGCGGAGGCCACAGGTAAAGACTGCAGCCGGCTGGCCAACGGACCAAGTAATGGCAGTTCCTCCCGGCAGAGGACGTCTGGGTCTGGCTTtcacagggagggggacacagccGAAGATGACTTTCCTTCTTCTCCAGGGAATGGGAATAAGGCCTCGAACAGCTCTGAGGAGAGAACTGGCAGAGGAGGTAGTAGTTACGTAAATCAACTCAGTGCGGGGTATGAAAGTGTAGACTCTCCCACGGGCAGTGAAAACTCTCTCACACACCACTCAAATGACACAGACTCCAATCCTGACCCTCAAGAGGAGAAAACAGTGAGTGGGAAAGGTAACCGAACTGCGGGTTCCCGCCACGTTCAGAATGGCTTGGACTCAAGTGTAAATATACAGGGTTcagttttgtaa